In Acidobacteriota bacterium, a single window of DNA contains:
- a CDS encoding MFS transporter, whose product MRILTRYRNRWRESSPSLRVFLVGALLLGINNGILTATFNNYLFDSFHVSASARGLIEFPRELPGFAMIFVTGALAAFSLRLWAVLVGLTTGVGILGLGYLSPTLSLMIFWMMLWSLGDHLFITAEATIGLKLAEANRAGRRLGQLTGARNLSMILGTAAVWLLMDRLGVRYPGVYTLAAATAILAAVAFSRLRLPGDGGGNHRRFVLKKRYTRFYLLNIFWGARKQLFLTFSPWVLVSVFHTPPQTIALLVMAAAVGGVVFRQYFGLAVDRFGERAVLVVDGVAMAAICLGFALSANIHLLYGLFVLDSLMFATRIARITYLNKIAADKREIAPTLSMGLTLDHAVSMIVPFLGGFLWDASGYPAVFLAALALGLGNLWLTLRLEH is encoded by the coding sequence GTGCGCATCCTGACCCGATACCGCAACCGATGGCGGGAGTCCAGTCCGAGCCTGCGGGTGTTTCTGGTCGGCGCCCTGCTGCTGGGAATCAACAACGGCATTCTCACCGCCACCTTCAACAATTACCTCTTCGACTCGTTCCACGTCAGCGCCTCGGCCCGCGGCCTGATCGAATTCCCGCGGGAGCTGCCCGGCTTCGCCATGATCTTCGTCACCGGCGCCCTCGCCGCGTTCTCACTCCGGTTGTGGGCCGTGCTGGTGGGACTGACGACCGGGGTCGGCATCCTGGGCCTCGGGTACCTGTCCCCCACGCTGTCCCTCATGATCTTCTGGATGATGCTATGGAGCCTCGGGGACCACCTGTTCATCACCGCCGAAGCCACCATCGGCCTGAAGCTGGCCGAGGCGAACCGGGCCGGTCGGCGGCTGGGACAGCTCACCGGTGCGCGGAACCTGTCCATGATCTTGGGCACCGCGGCCGTCTGGCTGTTAATGGACCGGCTGGGCGTTCGCTACCCGGGTGTCTACACGCTGGCCGCCGCCACGGCGATTCTGGCGGCCGTGGCCTTCAGCCGGCTGCGCCTGCCCGGCGACGGCGGCGGCAACCACCGCCGGTTCGTGCTGAAGAAGCGGTACACCCGGTTCTATCTCCTCAATATTTTCTGGGGCGCCCGCAAGCAGCTCTTCCTCACGTTCAGCCCGTGGGTGCTGGTGAGCGTGTTCCACACGCCGCCCCAGACCATCGCCCTGCTGGTCATGGCGGCGGCGGTGGGCGGCGTGGTGTTCCGCCAGTACTTCGGTCTGGCGGTGGATCGGTTCGGCGAGCGCGCCGTGCTGGTGGTCGACGGCGTGGCGATGGCGGCCATCTGCCTGGGGTTCGCCCTCTCGGCGAACATCCATCTGTTGTACGGATTGTTCGTGCTCGACAGCCTGATGTTCGCCACCCGGATCGCCCGGATCACCTACCTGAACAAAATCGCCGCGGACAAGCGGGAAATCGCGCCCACCCTGTCCATGGGGCTGACGTTGGATCACGCGGTGTCCATGATCGTGCCGTTCCTTGGCGGGTTCCTCTGGGACGCCTCCGGCTATCCGGCCGTGTTCCTCGCCGCGCTGGCTCTGGGGTTGGGCAATCTGTGGCTGACCCTCCGCCTGGAACACTGA